In Chroicocephalus ridibundus chromosome 4, bChrRid1.1, whole genome shotgun sequence, one genomic interval encodes:
- the NKX2-8 gene encoding homeobox protein Nkx-2.8, translated as MATSGRISFTVRSILDLPEQDANSIKQASDHHHSAENYIGSPYRGWTETDRNHYPSSDESGPELSLPDSTQRSLPARGSEAEEKKKKRRVLFSKAQTLELERRFRQQRYLSAPEREQLARLLSLTPTQVKIWFQNHRYKMKRARSEGPGSPPPRPPALLRRVVVPVLVRDGEPCRGCPASPPPPAARPKLGCPLAGCSAQAALALQGYRACPPASAAALGVFPAYQHLAHPAVVSWGW; from the exons ATGGCCACATCTGGCAGGATCAGTTTTACAGTGAGGAGCATTTTGGATTTACCAGAGCAGGATGCTAATAGCATAAAGCAAGCCTCTGACCATCACCACTCAGCGGAGAACTACATCGGCTCGCCGTACCGAGGGTGGACAGAAACAGACAGAAATCACTATCCCT CTTCCGACGAGAGCGGCCCGGAGCTGAGCCTGCCCGACTCCACCCAAAGGTCGCTCCCCGCCCGCGGCTCGGAGGccgaggagaagaagaagaagcggCGGGTGCTCTTCTCCAAGGCGCAGACGCTGGAGCTGGAGCGGCGGTTCCGGCAGCAGCGGTACCTCTCGGCGCCGGAGCGGGAGCAGCTGGCCCGGCTCCTCAGCCTTACCCCCACCCAGGTGAAGATCTGGTTCCAAAACCACCGCTACAAGATGAAGAGGGCGCGGAGCGAgggtcccggcagccccccgccgcgcccgcccgccctgCTGCGCCGGGTGGTGGTGCCGGTGCTGGTGCGGGACGGGGAGCCCTGCCGCggctgccccgccagccccccgccgcccgccgcccgccccaaGCTGGGCTGCCCCTTGGCGGGCTGCAGCGCCCAGGCTGCCCTCGCCCTGCAGGGCTACCGGgcctgcccgcccgcctccgccgccgccctcgGCGTCTTCCCCGCTTACCAGCACTTAGCGCACCCCGCCGTCGTCTCCTGGGGATGGTGA